From a region of the uncultured Draconibacterium sp. genome:
- a CDS encoding carboxypeptidase-like regulatory domain-containing protein, whose product MRYTAFISLLFILLVACEKDEYPGVIRGNVLLTDHYDSFPIKAYDDNSGIIITLSDINGTITKTLSDEEGNYELLNIRPGEFKLRFEKDSFSFYEIFDINIEGADTIDLTYSVNQHKLVRLLKLQPLTFKTVKAPYISSYKGGIQNGPYEGQFGLIYDIVTEIEQSRSFGCVAFISTEEDVDYMNYQMAIGCSNMSRYYIENRILEFNFHDLDRELFPLSTKIYIHYYPVDGGPVIYDPWLDRKKYCTMHFNNSKKVSFTIPGNSMYYDGSPL is encoded by the coding sequence ATGAGATACACAGCTTTCATTTCCTTGCTATTTATTTTGCTGGTGGCATGCGAAAAAGACGAATATCCGGGCGTGATTCGGGGGAATGTTCTGCTAACCGATCATTATGACTCATTTCCAATTAAAGCATACGACGATAACAGTGGAATTATAATCACCTTAAGTGATATAAATGGCACAATTACAAAAACGCTTTCGGATGAAGAGGGCAACTACGAACTGCTAAATATAAGGCCGGGAGAATTCAAATTACGTTTTGAAAAAGACAGTTTTTCATTTTATGAGATTTTTGATATTAATATTGAAGGTGCGGACACCATCGATCTCACCTATTCCGTTAACCAACACAAATTGGTTCGTTTGCTGAAATTGCAACCTCTCACTTTCAAAACAGTTAAAGCTCCCTATATCAGTTCTTATAAAGGAGGAATACAAAACGGACCGTATGAAGGCCAGTTTGGTTTGATTTACGACATTGTAACCGAAATAGAACAATCAAGATCATTCGGATGTGTCGCATTTATTAGTACTGAGGAAGACGTAGATTACATGAACTACCAAATGGCAATTGGCTGTAGTAATATGAGTAGATATTATATCGAGAACAGAATCTTAGAATTCAATTTTCATGATCTTGACCGCGAGCTGTTTCCCTTGAGTACGAAAATTTACATCCATTATTATCCGGTCGATGGTGGTCCTGTAATTTACGATCCATGGTTAGACAGGAAAAAATACTGTACCATGCATTTTAATAACAGCAAAAAAGTTTCTTTTACCATTCCCGGTAATTCCATGTATTACGACGGTTCTCCTCTGTAA
- a CDS encoding peptidylprolyl isomerase, producing the protein MRKTIIFFITVVVIACHAAAQNLPRVKMQTSLGEIIVEIDTINAPVTAKNFLNHVENNTYKNALFYRVVRMDNQPNNDVKIDVIQGGIYTEPRFETIKPIAHETTETTGLKHLDGTLSMARMEPGTASTEFFICVDNQPELDFGGKRNPDGQGFAAFGQVVSGMDVVRKIQQQKDEQQTLVEKVKIKEMRVQ; encoded by the coding sequence ATGAGGAAAACCATAATCTTTTTTATTACTGTAGTAGTAATAGCGTGTCATGCAGCTGCTCAGAACCTGCCTCGTGTAAAAATGCAAACTTCACTGGGTGAAATAATTGTTGAAATTGATACAATAAATGCGCCGGTTACTGCTAAAAATTTTCTGAATCATGTAGAAAACAATACGTATAAAAATGCTTTGTTTTACAGGGTGGTTCGTATGGATAATCAGCCCAATAACGACGTGAAAATAGATGTAATACAGGGAGGAATTTACACCGAGCCGCGCTTTGAGACCATAAAACCAATCGCACACGAAACAACAGAAACAACAGGTTTAAAACATCTGGACGGCACATTGTCAATGGCGCGAATGGAGCCGGGAACAGCATCAACTGAGTTTTTTATTTGTGTGGACAATCAGCCGGAATTGGATTTTGGCGGTAAACGAAATCCCGATGGACAGGGTTTTGCAGCTTTTGGCCAGGTAGTTTCCGGAATGGATGTGGTTCGCAAAATTCAGCAACAAAAGGATGAGCAGCAAACGCTCGTGGAGAAAGTGAAGATTAAAGAAATGCGGGTGCAGTAA
- a CDS encoding lipid-binding protein translates to MRKLTYYIAIVALVLSISSCDEKEDFVQINSSVVEVAGEWWINYSTDGYESGYLKTLTFNTSSDDGSEIWISDEGNFWVYKVKCPVNTENLTFSGTDLVSVATWQGEPYDIKINISNGKIIEDVVDNLASGAVADSIYFEIEFEDDPGTIYQAAGFRKTGFLEDEH, encoded by the coding sequence ATGAGAAAATTAACATATTATATAGCAATTGTAGCATTAGTGCTATCAATTTCATCATGTGATGAAAAGGAGGATTTTGTGCAAATTAACTCATCCGTAGTTGAGGTTGCGGGCGAATGGTGGATCAACTACTCTACAGATGGCTACGAATCAGGGTACTTAAAAACACTGACTTTTAACACATCATCTGACGACGGAAGTGAGATTTGGATTAGTGACGAAGGTAATTTCTGGGTTTACAAAGTAAAATGTCCTGTAAATACCGAAAACCTTACTTTTTCCGGAACGGATTTAGTTAGTGTAGCAACTTGGCAAGGAGAACCATATGATATCAAGATCAATATATCAAATGGTAAAATCATAGAAGATGTAGTAGACAATCTTGCTTCAGGAGCTGTTGCCGATAGCATCTACTTCGAAATCGAATTTGAAGATGATCCGGGGACAATTTATCAAGCTGCCGGTTTCCGTAAGACTGGATTTTTAGAAGATGAACATTAA
- a CDS encoding GNAT family protein produces MSNSEIHTIETERLILSEIEMEDLEKLHRLHSIPEVDEYNTLGIPTSIKDTEQFLQQQLEAKSKTPRSSYMWKVVLKETGAFIGVAGFSLSNNKFKLGEIYYKLDPVYWGKGYATELVKKLVLLGFDTFGLHKVEAGVATENKKSVKVLEKIGMTREGLRRKILPIRGEWKDNYHYAIVEDDPRDY; encoded by the coding sequence ATGAGTAATTCAGAAATACATACAATAGAAACCGAACGGCTGATTTTATCGGAGATTGAAATGGAAGACCTTGAAAAACTTCATCGGCTGCATTCTATTCCCGAGGTGGATGAATATAATACGCTTGGCATCCCAACATCGATAAAAGACACTGAGCAATTTTTACAACAACAGTTGGAGGCTAAAAGCAAAACTCCGCGAAGTTCTTACATGTGGAAAGTAGTATTAAAAGAAACAGGAGCTTTTATCGGAGTGGCCGGATTTTCGTTGTCGAATAATAAGTTTAAGCTCGGTGAGATTTACTACAAACTCGATCCTGTTTATTGGGGAAAAGGTTATGCAACAGAACTTGTAAAAAAACTGGTTCTGCTAGGTTTTGACACTTTTGGCTTACACAAAGTGGAGGCAGGTGTAGCCACTGAAAACAAAAAATCAGTAAAAGTGCTGGAAAAAATTGGAATGACCCGCGAAGGACTACGCCGAAAAATTTTGCCCATTCGCGGAGAGTGGAAAGACAATTACCATTACGCTATTGTTGAAGACGATCCACGCGATTATTAA
- a CDS encoding redoxin domain-containing protein — MRKLLVVIIGLALFACSQPQDGYKITVKLDGADGNVMLEERGASQWIGIDTAEVVDGVAVLEGEVDFPGIYYLSVNGQREKAVVFVENTSMTVTGKADSIVGIQVSGSTTHDEFKTINDEIQKISEEYMAMYQEARTASAAGDTAKANELMKQVEDMYAGVGELQEKFVKENPASYVTPLLLSQIQYEKEVDELEALVSNLDAKLDSVPAIIDLKAKIEKLKTVAVGKTAPDFTQNDADGNPVKFSDIYSKNELTLVDFWASWCGPCRAENPNVVATYNKYKDQGFSVFGVSLDRDKDAWLKAIEDDGLTWEHVSDLAYWNNAAAKLYAVNSIPSSLLVDKNGIIVAKNKRGEELGKTVAEFLNK, encoded by the coding sequence ATGAGAAAATTATTAGTTGTTATTATAGGTTTAGCCTTGTTTGCCTGTTCGCAACCGCAGGATGGTTATAAAATTACCGTTAAACTAGATGGTGCTGACGGAAATGTGATGTTGGAGGAACGCGGAGCCAGCCAGTGGATTGGTATTGATACCGCCGAGGTGGTTGATGGTGTTGCTGTTCTTGAGGGAGAAGTGGATTTCCCGGGTATATATTATTTGTCGGTTAACGGACAACGTGAAAAAGCCGTGGTATTTGTTGAAAATACGAGCATGACGGTTACCGGAAAGGCCGACTCAATTGTGGGTATACAGGTTAGCGGATCGACGACACACGATGAGTTTAAAACGATAAACGACGAGATCCAAAAGATTAGCGAAGAATACATGGCGATGTACCAGGAAGCGCGTACCGCAAGTGCTGCCGGCGATACTGCCAAAGCCAATGAATTAATGAAACAGGTTGAAGACATGTACGCCGGCGTTGGAGAACTACAGGAAAAATTTGTAAAAGAAAATCCGGCTTCGTATGTTACTCCTTTGCTGTTAAGCCAAATTCAGTACGAAAAAGAGGTTGACGAACTGGAAGCTTTAGTGAGTAATCTGGATGCAAAATTAGATTCAGTTCCAGCCATTATAGATTTAAAAGCAAAAATTGAGAAACTAAAAACGGTAGCTGTTGGAAAAACTGCTCCTGATTTTACTCAAAACGATGCGGATGGAAATCCGGTTAAGTTTTCTGATATTTATTCAAAAAACGAGTTGACATTGGTTGACTTTTGGGCATCGTGGTGCGGGCCATGTCGTGCTGAGAATCCGAATGTGGTTGCTACTTACAACAAATATAAAGATCAGGGATTTAGTGTATTTGGAGTGTCGCTCGACAGAGATAAAGATGCATGGTTAAAAGCCATTGAAGATGATGGTTTGACCTGGGAGCATGTTTCAGATCTTGCCTACTGGAATAATGCAGCAGCTAAACTTTATGCTGTAAACTCTATTCCATCGAGTTTGTTGGTTGACAAAAACGGAATAATTGTTGCTAAAAACAAAAGAGGTGAAGAACTGGGTAAAACAGTTGCCGAGTTTTTGAACAAATAA
- a CDS encoding S28 family serine protease, translating into MKKFQILLVLLLLSAVTFSQNALKAFLENQPEVKSVEQMDCTDFFAVKYKIMVEQPVDHSDPSKGTFLQRALIADKGLDQPVVFITEGYNGGYSENPHYINELCPILGANQICMDHRYFGESMPEPLNWDYLTVRNAAADHHHIIQMMKKYYSGKWISTGISKGGQTTVYHRWLYPNDVDVSVPYVGPLNFGVEDGRHEPFIANTTGTPEGRAKVRAFQLQILKNRETYLPLLEQYCKDQNLHPLLNNNEMLDYIVLEFSYGFWQYDNSLDDIPALDAPANELFAELVKVSSPIYLASEGVDIFKSFYVQAARELGYYGYDVKPFKDFLSIKSAEGWLNRIYLPELDIKYNKKTAKEVEKFIKKTDAKMLFIYGEWDPWSASAFEVPNKPNFLKIVKPKGSHNTRIGNLPEEQKQQVKDTLEDWLDMEVNIEM; encoded by the coding sequence ATGAAGAAATTTCAAATCTTGCTGGTTTTGTTGTTGCTTTCAGCAGTAACTTTTTCGCAAAACGCGCTAAAAGCCTTTCTCGAAAATCAACCTGAGGTAAAAAGTGTTGAACAAATGGACTGCACCGATTTTTTTGCAGTCAAATACAAAATTATGGTAGAGCAGCCTGTTGATCATTCCGATCCGTCAAAAGGGACATTTCTACAGCGGGCATTGATCGCCGACAAAGGCCTTGACCAGCCTGTAGTTTTTATAACCGAAGGCTACAACGGCGGTTATTCCGAGAACCCACATTATATAAATGAGCTTTGTCCGATATTGGGTGCGAACCAAATTTGTATGGACCACCGTTATTTTGGCGAATCGATGCCGGAACCTTTAAACTGGGATTACCTTACAGTGCGCAATGCCGCTGCCGATCATCATCATATCATTCAGATGATGAAAAAATATTATTCGGGAAAATGGATAAGCACCGGCATTAGCAAAGGCGGGCAAACAACAGTTTATCACCGCTGGCTTTACCCCAACGATGTTGATGTTTCGGTACCGTATGTGGGGCCATTGAACTTTGGTGTTGAAGATGGACGCCATGAGCCGTTTATTGCCAATACCACAGGCACGCCGGAAGGCCGTGCAAAAGTAAGGGCATTTCAACTACAAATTCTTAAAAATCGGGAGACTTATCTACCTTTGCTTGAGCAGTATTGCAAGGATCAGAATCTGCATCCTCTGCTAAACAACAACGAAATGCTGGATTATATAGTGCTGGAATTCTCCTATGGCTTTTGGCAGTACGATAATTCGTTGGATGATATTCCGGCATTGGATGCACCGGCAAATGAGTTGTTTGCAGAGTTGGTTAAAGTATCGTCGCCCATTTACCTGGCGAGTGAAGGTGTGGACATTTTTAAATCGTTTTATGTGCAGGCGGCGCGCGAACTGGGTTATTACGGTTACGATGTAAAACCGTTTAAAGACTTTTTATCAATTAAAAGTGCAGAAGGCTGGCTGAACCGCATTTACCTTCCCGAGCTGGATATTAAATACAACAAAAAGACAGCTAAAGAGGTCGAAAAATTCATCAAAAAAACCGATGCTAAAATGCTGTTTATCTATGGAGAGTGGGATCCGTGGTCGGCTTCGGCATTTGAAGTTCCGAATAAACCTAATTTCCTGAAAATTGTAAAACCAAAAGGGAGTCACAATACACGAATCGGGAATTTACCAGAAGAACAAAAACAGCAGGTTAAAGATACGCTTGAAGACTGGCTGGATATGGAAGTGAATATTGAAATGTAA
- a CDS encoding DMT family transporter: MQNHFGEIAGVLTAVFWTVTSLAFESAGKKVGSLAVNLIRLVIAFFLVGTYSWVARGLFFPTDASMYAWKWLAFSGLVGFVIGDLLLFQSFVLIGARIAMLLMALAPPFAALIGWLLLGEVLAPQSWLGMSVTMTGIIIVILKREKSEENGVKIRRFKSSYPIKGILLALGGAMGQAAGLVISKKGMGDYDAFSATQIRILAGIVGFSILFVFIKRWPRVWAALKNNSAMKRITLGAFFGPFLGVSFSLLAVQHTQAGIAATLMAIVPVLIIGPSILLFKEKVNWKEILGAVITVGGVAMFFL; encoded by the coding sequence ATGCAAAATCATTTTGGAGAAATAGCCGGTGTATTGACTGCCGTATTTTGGACAGTAACATCGCTGGCATTCGAATCGGCCGGGAAAAAGGTTGGTTCGCTCGCGGTTAATCTCATACGTTTGGTTATCGCTTTTTTCCTTGTTGGTACCTATAGTTGGGTTGCACGGGGATTGTTTTTCCCAACCGACGCAAGCATGTATGCCTGGAAATGGCTGGCTTTTTCCGGTTTGGTTGGTTTTGTCATCGGCGACTTATTGCTTTTCCAGTCGTTTGTTTTGATAGGCGCACGAATTGCTATGTTGTTAATGGCGCTGGCGCCACCTTTTGCCGCACTTATTGGCTGGCTGCTTTTGGGCGAGGTTCTTGCGCCACAAAGTTGGTTGGGAATGTCCGTTACTATGACCGGGATAATTATCGTTATACTGAAACGAGAGAAATCGGAAGAGAATGGTGTTAAAATCCGAAGGTTTAAATCGTCGTATCCCATAAAAGGAATTCTGCTGGCTTTGGGTGGTGCCATGGGGCAGGCAGCCGGTTTGGTAATCAGCAAAAAAGGAATGGGCGATTATGATGCTTTCTCAGCTACACAGATAAGGATACTGGCAGGTATTGTTGGTTTCTCTATTCTCTTTGTTTTTATCAAGCGTTGGCCACGCGTTTGGGCCGCTTTAAAAAATAACTCAGCGATGAAACGCATTACGCTGGGAGCTTTTTTTGGCCCTTTCCTTGGTGTGTCTTTTTCGCTATTGGCGGTTCAACATACGCAAGCAGGTATTGCAGCAACACTGATGGCAATTGTTCCGGTACTAATTATCGGACCGTCTATTTTATTGTTTAAAGAAAAGGTGAACTGGAAAGAAATTCTTGGAGCGGTAATAACCGTTGGAGGTGTGGCCATGTTCTTTTTGTAG